Genomic segment of Serinicoccus hydrothermalis:
TGCCGGGCTCGTTGTCCCAGATCAGCCGGCGCGGCACCCGACCCAGCTCACTGAGCAGGTCCCACGTGCCGAGCAACAGGTCCGGTGTCTTGCGGGTCGGCAGCATCCGGCCCACCGTGAACCTCGAGTACCCGCACGTCATGACCAGCACCGGCAACAGGGCCCGTGAGCCGTCCTCGAGCAGGATCTTGCGTGGAGGGAACCACAGGTCGCACTGCGCCACGTCCCCGGCCGTCCAGGTGAGCCGGTCGGCCGGGTCGATCGGGCGGTGGTCGGCCCGGAGCCGCTTGACGTTGTCGCGGAACCAGCGGATCGAGCCGGTCCACCCCACCCGCTCGGCCAGCACCGTCGCCGGCATGTCCGGCGTCTGCTCCAAGAGCAACCGCACCCTCGCCTCGTACGGCGTGAACGACGTCGGACCCGCTCTTCGCTCGTACCTCGGTGGCCCCTGCGAGGCGATGGCGTTGATGACCGTCGTCCTCGAGATGCCCAACCTCCTGGCGATCCTGGCCTTCGGCACACCGTCGGCGGCCAGCCTCCTGATCAGCGCCCAGTCCTCCATGGTGATCACACTCCAATCGTTGGCGGAGTGTCCACTTTTCGAGCGCCGCTACTGTCTACTTTTCAAGCGCCGCCGACAGTTGCGCCGTCGCCGGCTGAGCGGTCAGGTCGTGGCCGGTAGGGGTGGTCCGCAGACGGTGGTGAACAGTCGCTTCCAGGCCTGCTGCCAGGGCCAGTTCGTAGGCAGGTGCAGACGGAGTCGCCGGGCCGAGGACGCTGCCCGGGCGGGCACGGTGACCATGGTCCGGCGGATGGTGGCGGTGGTCGCTCGAGCCAGCTGGTGGCCGGTCAGCGTGGCGGCGGCACGGGTGAGGTTGAACGCGAGAACCGCGAGCACGAGCCACGCGGCGTTCGCGGCGAACTTGCCGGAAGGCAGGTGCGCCAGGGCAGAGCTCTTCAGGTCAGCGTTGACGTTCTCGATGACCGCGTGGGCGCGGTGGACCTTGTCAACGGCGACGGTGTCCAGGAGGTCGGCGTCGGTGGTGGTGAAGAACGCGTGGAAGCGCCAGGTGTCGAACAACTGGTCCTGGCCCTCACCCTTCTTGGGGTTCAGGTCAGGGATGCGGCGCACGACCAGGCGGCCGGGCACGTGATGGGAGCGGGCCTGAGCGGTGAACGCGGTGAAGGGGACCTCGGCGACCTCGGCACGGGAGATCCACGCCCCGGTGCTCTCGTCCCGGATGGCGTCGGTGTACTCGATCGGGGTCCACGCCTGCTCGTCGATGGTGGCGATCGCGGCCCGGATGCTGCTGGTCAGCCGCACGGTGACGGAGACCTCCGCGCCGGCCCGGACGGCGGCACCGATGGTGGGGTACCCGTAGAACGCCGAGTCTGCACGCACCAGAACGGGCCGGCTTGCCTGGTTGCTGCGCATCCTGGCCACGGTCGCCAGGGCGTCGGCGACCAGCCGGTCGGCTCCCCGCGGGGAGCCGACCGAGCCCTTGCGCAGCCGCTGGGCCACGACCACCGGGGCAGCCTGGTCGGTGGACACGGTGGCCAGCAGCGCGTTCAACCCGCGCACCCGGGTGTAGCCGAACCCGGCGCCCTGCTTGGCGTACCCGTGGACCTCGATGATCGTGTCATCCACGTCCACCACCGCGTACTCGTCCAGGCCCTTGACCACCGGGGTGAGGCGGGCCAGGTTGGTCAACACCCGGGAGGCGACGGCATCCAGCTGGCGGACGTGGCCGAAGGTGAACGCCCGCAGGAACGAGCCCAGCGTCGAGGGTGCGTAGCAGGCGGAGAAGAGCTTCTTCATCGCGCCGTGGCGCAGCAGCGCCATGTCATCGATGCTGTCCGCCCCAGCGACCATCCCGCCCACCAGCGCACACACCTTCGCCCCCGCGTTGGCGCCCTTGTCCGTGGGCACGCTGAGCCGCTGCTGCGAGAGCTCACCGAGCCCGGCCCGCTCGGCCAGTGCGATCACCGGCACCAGGCCCGCCGCCGACACCAAGTTCGGGTCGTCGAACAGCGCGGAGTCGGCCGTGAACCTGTGAGAGAGTCTCATCCCAGAGATGCCCTTCCGGGGTGGCAGTTTGGAACCGTCGCAAGTCCCAATCTCCCAGCACGGCAGGGCATCTCCTCGTTACGGCACGCTCACAACCCCCAGGTCATCGGTGGATCGAGGCTAAGGCGTCCTTACTGGCCCCGGCCCCATCACCGCTCGGCGCGCACGCGGCTAGGATCACGACCGCCAGCATCGTCGCGCTCACCACAGATGCCCGCACCTCGCCACCCTGTGACCGGCCCATGCGCCTCAGCCTATTCGACCGTGAACCGTCTCTGCTCGCTCAGGCGCACTCGTTGACCCTCGGTGATCGTCCTTCCGTGATGTCAACTCACGCGAGCGGCCGAGCGACAGATAGGCCGACGCGCACGAAGCGAGCGACCACGCTGGTGGCGGCAGAAGAGTGCGCTGAACGGCCGGTCGACCATCTCCCTCCCAGGAAGCCTGCGGCGGGCTACGCAGTTCCCGCGCTCGAGGAACTGTCGCTGGCCGCCGCCTTCCAGCCCCTCCAGCGGTCCGCATGAAACGCTACGAACTCAAGGTTGTCGAAGAGAACCGAGTTCGGGTGCCCAGCGTTGCTTCGTCCTGACTGCCACAGCAGCTCACCGGGCTTGGGCGAACGCTCGTTGTTGTAGCCCGCTTCCTGCAGCAATGCCAGGGACAACAACTGGTGGGCCGCCTGCTGGGCCAATATGACAAACAGGTCGTCATCACCTAGGCCGCCTTTCATCGCGAACCCATGAGCGAGGCTGTTTCGCAAGCTGGCACTGAGCTCTGCCCAGGCTGACACTGGATGTCCCAAGAGCCACTGTGCGGACTGTTCACCGAGCACCTCAGCCAGTCGTTCCAGCTTTTTCTGTAGTGGGAAGCGCCGCATGCGCAGGGTTAGTTTGACCGCGTCCCGCAAGTCCCTGTTGACCCCGACATCCTTTAGGGTCTTGAGCAAGCCCTCCTCTTGATCGCTCAACGGCGCGTCGTCCCACTTGTGCGCAGCCAGAGCTTCTAGTCCATTGCACGTGTCGATGAACTTGCTCTGGACGAACTGCCGGTCGTTCCGTGGAACGGCT
This window contains:
- a CDS encoding IS1380 family transposase gives rise to the protein MRLSHRFTADSALFDDPNLVSAAGLVPVIALAERAGLGELSQQRLSVPTDKGANAGAKVCALVGGMVAGADSIDDMALLRHGAMKKLFSACYAPSTLGSFLRAFTFGHVRQLDAVASRVLTNLARLTPVVKGLDEYAVVDVDDTIIEVHGYAKQGAGFGYTRVRGLNALLATVSTDQAAPVVVAQRLRKGSVGSPRGADRLVADALATVARMRSNQASRPVLVRADSAFYGYPTIGAAVRAGAEVSVTVRLTSSIRAAIATIDEQAWTPIEYTDAIRDESTGAWISRAEVAEVPFTAFTAQARSHHVPGRLVVRRIPDLNPKKGEGQDQLFDTWRFHAFFTTTDADLLDTVAVDKVHRAHAVIENVNADLKSSALAHLPSGKFAANAAWLVLAVLAFNLTRAAATLTGHQLARATTATIRRTMVTVPARAASSARRLRLHLPTNWPWQQAWKRLFTTVCGPPLPATT